In Aegilops tauschii subsp. strangulata cultivar AL8/78 chromosome 3, Aet v6.0, whole genome shotgun sequence, one genomic interval encodes:
- the LOC141042515 gene encoding uncharacterized protein produces the protein MDSTDEFFFHNFICDSDDSSSDEEEILAAVLVHHHLNNQRPLFRGSIPGHLPALNRNRESGHFLLWKDYFDTTNPLFKHHKFRRRFRTSRHVFNRIREGVVGYDDYFECKEDAVGKIGFSSYQKCTAAIRVLAYGVPGDLIDEYVRTSESTCLESLYKFCKAVIVVFGPEYLREPTAADTARLLAMNASRDFPGMLGSIDCMHWEWKNCPSAWQGQYKGHVRACTVILEAVASQDLWIWHSFFGMAGSHNDINVLQRSPVFARLAEGNSPPVNFTVNGHNYDKGYYLGDGIYPQWTTIVKTIPNPVGEKRKRFSQEQESAKKDVERAFGVLQSRWGIVRYPANSWSTQKLWEVMTACVIMHNMIVEDERPERLYDQGFQFQGENVVPEHGVAATFEQFTQFYEDMRDWETHVQLQNDLVEHMWTHVGNQ, from the coding sequence ATGGACTCCACCGACGAGTTCTTTTTCCACAATTTCATTTGCGACTCCGACGATTCGTcgtccgacgaggaggagatattggctgccgtgttggtccatcaccacctcaaCAACCAGCGGCCGCTGTTCCGTGGCTCCATTCCGGGCCACCTTCCGGCGCTGAATCGTAACCGAGAGAGTGGGCATTTCCTTCTCTGGAAGGACTACTTTGATACAACAAACCCGTTGTTCAAACATCACAAATTCCGTCGCCGGTTCCGTACGAGTAGGCATGTTTTCAACCGTATTAGAGAGGGAGTGGTCGGCTATGATGACTACttcgagtgcaaagaggatgccgtcggcaagattggtttctcctcttatcagaaatgcactgccgccatccgagtgcttgcatacggagtgcccggtgatctcattgacgagtacgtccgtacgagcgagtctacatgcctagagtcactgtataagttctgcaaggctgtgattgttgtgtttggccctgagtacttgagagagccgacAGCTGCAGATACAGCCCGTTTGTTGGCGATGAATGCTAGCAGGGACTTTCCGgggatgcttggcagcatagactgcatgcactgggagtggaagaactgcccttctgcttggcaagggcagtataagggacatgtcagggcttgcactgtcatactagaggccgtggcgtctcaagatctctggatctggcactctttctttggcatggctggatcacacaatgatatcaacgtgcttcagcgctcgccggtgtttgctaggcttgccgaaggcaacagCCCACCGGTGAACTTTACTGTCAACGGCCACAACTACGACAAAGGGTACTATTTgggtgacggtatctatcctcagtggaccaCTATTGTAAAGACAATACCTAACCCTGttggagagaaaaggaaaagattttcccaagagcaagagagtgctaaaaaggatgtcgagcgtgcctttggtgttttgcaatctcgatggggcatcgttcggtatcctgctaatagttggagcacgcagaaactatgggaggtgatgactgcttgtgtgatcatgcacaatatgatcgtagaagacgagcgcccggaacgtctgtacgatcaaggctttcagtttcagggtgagaatgttgtgcctgagcatggagtAGCGGCAACATTTGAGCAGTTCACTCAGTTTTATGAAGACATGCGTGATTGGGAAACTCACGTGCAACTacaaaatgatttggttgagcatatgtggactcatgttggcaaccaatag